The Sorangiineae bacterium MSr11954 DNA segment GCATTCCTCGACGAGAAGTCCAAAGCGAAGCTCGTCGTTCATGCCAACGCCGCGGCCAACGCCCACCCGCTCGTCACGCTCGCGTACGAGCCCGCGCTCGGCCGCTTCGCCGTTCATGGGGCGAGCAAAGCGCAGCTGACCCCGGGACCGCTCGATATCGAGCTCCACCTCGGCAAGGCCGTGAGCAAGGGCCGGCTCGATGCGGCGGTGCTCCTCACGGGCCCGCAGATGGGCGGCACTTTGTTCGTCGCCGGCAAGCACGGCGTCGAGCTCGACGTTCGCGCCGATGGCCGCGTGGAGGCCCTCGTCGCCGACGCCTCCGGGGCGCGCATCAACGGCGGCGCAGGGGTCGAGCTCGAGGTGAAGCTCGCCGGCGCCGATGGGCAAGCGCACGCCGTGAAGCTCGCGTGGGACGAAGCCAAAGCTCGCTTCGCGGGCCAGGTCGACGCCAGCGTCAAGCTCGCCGCCGGCCCCGCCGACGTTCTGCTCAACGGTGAGCTCGCCGCGCGCCTGCCGACGTTCGCCCTTCGCGCCGAGGCGAAGCATGGCGGCCAGGTGCTGGTGGCCGGCGAGTACTCCGTCGAGCTCGTCGCCAAAGGCCCCGCCGTGCAGGCGTTCGTGTTCGATGCCTCCGCCGCCCCCATCGCCAAAGGCGATCTCGCGCTCTCCCTTCGCGCGGGCGCCGGCGCGTTCACCAAGCTCGCATGGGACGCGCCCAACCTGGCCTATCGCGCCAAATTGCGCGCGCCCATCGACCTCGACGTTAGCCCGATCCTGATCGGCATTCGCGCGGACGCCAAGGCCTTCGTGGGCGCGTCGATCCCCACGGTGCGCGCCGACGCGAATGCCAAGCTCGACGCCAAGGCGAAGCTGCCCACGGCCAAAGTCGACGCCAAAGCGGGCGCCGGCGCCAAAGCGAGCGCCAACATCAAGGTTCCCAAAATCGAAGTGTCGAAGAGCGCCAGCGCGTCGGCCGGGAGCGGCGGAGCGAGCGCCAAGGCCGGTTTTAGCTTCGGCGCCAAGTAGGCAATACCGCTGACCTCGGCGAATCGCCTTTGGCGATTGTGCCACCGTCTTGGATTTCGCAGTGCCAAGTGCACCCGTGGGTCTATCGAGACTACCGACGGCTGGGCCGCCCTATGGTATCGATGGTTCACTGGCACCCTTGCCACTTCACGTCCTTAACGGAGAAGGTCATGCGAAGTTCCCCCATCGTTCGTTCCCTCTTGGCCGCCGCGGTGCTGGCCACGTCCGCGACCTGTCTGGTGTCCCCCGCCGCGGCGGTGGAATCCGTCGCGCAAGCTTCGAAGCCGCGAATCATGATCCTGGCCACCGGTGGCACCATCGCAGGCACCGGCGCGAGCAGCGTCAATAGCGCCAGCTACACGGCCTCGAAGGTCGCGGTCGACCAGCTCATCGCCGGTGTGCCCGAATTGTCTCGCGTGGCCGAAGTGCGCGGCGAGCAAGTGATGCAAATCGCCTCCGAGAGCCTCACCAACGACGATTTGCTCAAGCTCGCTCGCCGCGTCTCGGTGCTCTCCAAGCGCCCCGACGTGGACGGGATCGTCATCACCCACGGCACCGACACCCTCGAGGAGACCGCCTACTTCTTGAACCTCACGGTCCATACGGACAAGCCGATCGTGGTCGTCGGCTCCATGCGCCCGGGCACCGCGCTGTCGGCCGACGGCGCCCTCAATCTGTACGACGCTGTAAGCGTGGCGGGCTCGAAGGACGCGCGGGGGAAGGGCGTCTTCGTGACCATGAACGACGAGATCCACGCGGGGCGCGACGTCACCAAGATGGTGAACATCAAGACCGAGGCCTTCAAGAGCCAATGGGGGCCCCTGGGCATGGTGGTGGAGGGGAAGAACTATTGGTTCCGCGCCCCCATCAAGCGCCACACCACGCAGAGCGAGTTCGATATCGACCAAATCCAAACGTTGCCCAAGGTCGAAATCGTCTATGGCTACGAAAACGCGCCGCGCGCCACCGTCGACGCCGTCGGCGCGAGCCCCGGTATCCAGGCCATCATCCACGCGGGGACTGGCAATGGCTCGGTGGCCAACCGCATCGTTCCGGCGCTCCAGGAGCTGCGCGCCAAGGGGGTCAACGTCATCCGCTCCGCGCGCGTCCCCGC contains these protein-coding regions:
- a CDS encoding type II asparaginase; protein product: MRSSPIVRSLLAAAVLATSATCLVSPAAAVESVAQASKPRIMILATGGTIAGTGASSVNSASYTASKVAVDQLIAGVPELSRVAEVRGEQVMQIASESLTNDDLLKLARRVSVLSKRPDVDGIVITHGTDTLEETAYFLNLTVHTDKPIVVVGSMRPGTALSADGALNLYDAVSVAGSKDARGKGVFVTMNDEIHAGRDVTKMVNIKTEAFKSQWGPLGMVVEGKNYWFRAPIKRHTTQSEFDIDQIQTLPKVEIVYGYENAPRATVDAVGASPGIQAIIHAGTGNGSVANRIVPALQELRAKGVNVIRSARVPAGFVVRNAEQPDDKYGWVVGHDLNPQKSRILSMVALTKTRDPKELQRIFWEY